From Camelina sativa cultivar DH55 chromosome 7, Cs, whole genome shotgun sequence, one genomic window encodes:
- the LOC104700558 gene encoding glutathione S-transferase U5-like yields MAENEEVKLLGIWASPFSRRIEMALKLKGIKYDYVEEKLENKSSLLLALNPVHKKVPVLVHNGKTILESLVILEYIDETWPHNPIPPQDPYERSKTRFFAKLIDEQIINVGFVSMAKADEKGREVLAEQARELIMYLEKELVGKDYFGGKSVGFLDLIAGSMIPFCLERGWEGIGLEVITDEKFPEYKRWVKNLEKVEIVRDCIPPKEKHVEHMNYMAERVRSS; encoded by the exons ATGGCGGAGAATGAAGAAGTGAAGCTTCTGGGGATATGGGCGAGCCCTTTTAGCCGGCGGATCGAGATGGCTCTCAAACTCAAGGGCATAAAGTACGATTACGTGGAAGAGAAGCTGGAGAACAAAAGCTCTTTGCTTCTTGCTCTTAACCCTGTCCACAAGAAGGTACCAGTTCTTGTTCACAATGGTAAAACCATTCTCGAGTCTCTAGTAATTCTTGAATACATCGATGAGACTTGGCCACACAACCCAATTCCCCCTCAAGATCCTTACGAAAGATCCAAAACTCGGTTCTTTGCTAAACTCATCGATGAACAG ATTATAAATGTGGGTTTTGTATCAATGGCAAAAGCGGATGAGAAAGGAAGAGAAGTGTTGGCCGAGCAGGCAAGAGAACTGATTATGTATCTTGAGAAAGAACTTGTCGGAAAAGATTACTTCGGCGGCAAGAGTGTCGGATTCTTGGATTTAATCGCCGGAAGTATGATCCCGTTTTGCTTGGAGAGAGGTTGGGAAGGAATAGGATTGGAAGTGATTACAGATGAGAAGTTTCCAGAATACAAGAGATGGGTGAAGAATCTGGAGAAGGTTGAGATTGTTAGAGATTGTATTCCTCCAAAAGAGAAACATGTTGAGCACATGAACTATATGGCAGAGAGAGTAAGATCTTCTTAA
- the LOC104700557 gene encoding glutathione S-transferase U4-like, producing the protein MADIGDVKLLGFWASPFSRRVEMALKLKGMPYEYLEQDIVNKSPLLLQLNPVYKKVPVFIHNGKHIPESHLILEYIDKTWKQNPILPQDPYEKAMALFWAKFVDEQVGPGAFKDVIKAEKGIEVAIEEARELFTFLEKEVTGKDFFGGKTIGFLDLVAGSMIPFCIARSWEGMGIDMIPEEKFPELNRWIKNMKENEIVRECIPPREKQIEHMKKVAERIKSA; encoded by the exons ATGGCAGATATTGGAGATGTGAAGCTTCTAGGTTTTTGGGCAAGTCCTTTTAGTCGTAGAGTCGAGATGGCTCTCAAACTCAAAGGCATGCCATATGAGTACTTGGAGCAAGATATAGTGAACAAGAGCCCTTTGCTTCTCCAGCTAAATCCGGTTTACAAGAAGGTTCCGGTTTTTATCCACAACGGTAAACACATACCCGAGTCACATCTGATCCTCGAATATATCGACAAAACATGGAAGCAAAATCCAATTCTTCCTCAGGATCCTTACGAGAAAGCCATGGCTTTATTTTGGGCCAAGTTCGTTGATGAACAG GTCGGACCAGGAGCGTTCAAGGATGTGATAAAAGCAGAGAAGGGAATAGAGGTTGCAATCGAGGAGGCTCGAGAACTCTTTACTTTTCTTGAGAAGGAAGTCACCGGAAAAGATTTCTTCGGCGGCAAGACGATCGGATTCTTGGACTTGGTCGCAGGAAGTATGATTCCGTTTTGTATAGCTCGAAGTTGGGAAGGTATGGGAATTGATATGATTCCGGAAGAAAAGTTTCCAGAACTGAACAGATGGATCAagaatatgaaagaaaatgagatCGTGAGGGAATGTATTCCTCCTAGAGAGAAACAGATTGAGCATATGAAGAAAGTTGCAGAACGAATAAAATCAGCCTAA